The Corynebacterium poyangense genome includes a window with the following:
- the selD gene encoding selenide, water dikinase SelD translates to MSTTFTYPDNLPRLTTLASGGGCACKIPPGELEDAVQGLVGIDAPSVLVGLDDGDDAAAIQIRGDLAVISTADFFTPVVDSPYEWGRIAATNALSDVYAMGGTPVTAINLVTWPREVLPLDVLREVLRGGLDACSAAGAPVTGGHSITGPEPVYGMAATGIVDPQHLMRNDAATAGLPLSLTKPIGVGLLNNRHKATGEFFPAAIDTMTTLNKEASEKAVAAGVKAATDVTGFGLLGHLYKMCRASGVRARIHRADVPVLTEALTALADGFIPGGSRRNLDWVRPHISTGSGIGDDDLLLLADAQTSGGLLLAGEIEGYAPIGEFLPADHDAPTIEVV, encoded by the coding sequence ATGTCGACAACTTTTACCTACCCAGATAACTTACCTAGATTGACAACCTTAGCCAGCGGCGGTGGTTGCGCTTGTAAAATTCCCCCGGGAGAACTAGAAGACGCGGTTCAAGGTTTAGTCGGAATTGATGCTCCCTCAGTACTCGTTGGTCTTGATGACGGCGATGATGCCGCCGCCATCCAAATCCGCGGGGATCTCGCCGTTATTTCTACCGCTGATTTCTTCACTCCCGTGGTGGATTCCCCCTACGAATGGGGACGCATCGCCGCCACCAATGCACTCTCAGATGTTTATGCCATGGGGGGCACGCCCGTTACAGCTATTAATTTAGTCACCTGGCCTCGAGAGGTTTTGCCCTTAGATGTTCTTCGCGAAGTCTTGCGCGGCGGCTTGGACGCATGTTCTGCAGCTGGGGCACCCGTTACTGGAGGACATTCCATCACCGGCCCGGAACCTGTTTATGGTATGGCTGCAACCGGCATCGTAGATCCCCAGCATCTCATGCGTAATGATGCTGCCACCGCTGGTCTTCCCTTGAGCTTGACTAAGCCCATAGGAGTGGGACTGTTAAATAATCGACATAAGGCCACCGGAGAGTTTTTCCCCGCGGCAATTGACACCATGACCACGCTCAACAAGGAAGCCTCAGAAAAAGCTGTGGCGGCTGGTGTCAAAGCTGCCACCGACGTCACCGGCTTCGGGCTTCTTGGTCACTTATATAAAATGTGCCGGGCTTCCGGAGTACGGGCTCGTATTCATCGCGCCGATGTTCCTGTTCTCACCGAAGCATTAACCGCATTAGCTGATGGCTTTATCCCTGGTGGTAGCCGCCGCAATTTGGACTGGGTACGGCCACATATTTCTACAGGTTCTGGCATTGGCGACGATGATCTTCTGCTCCTTGCGGATGCCCAAACCTCAGGAGGGTTGTTGCTAGCCGGAGAAATCGAGGGATATGCACCTATCGGTGAATTCCTGCCGGCTGATCATGACGCCCCAACTATTGAGGTGGTTTAG
- a CDS encoding ABC transporter ATP-binding protein has product MNNSSHPNSATPLVIIKELTKVFPATGQSPIHALRGIDLSFNSGEIIGLLGPNGAGKTTLIDIILGLTTPTSGSVSIFGTSPHSAVKDARVGAVMQSGGLLPDMTVESTVRMIAHTYQHPEPIEEILEQANLTEIRTRRVGKCSGGEQQRLRFALALLGNPDLIILDEPTTGMDPSNRRLFWKAMQVQAERGKTIVFATHYLEEAQDFANRIVLMSGGQIIADGSTNSICSMTDSHVIECTLPAETMPPKHFPGVISVERFGESIKMSTKDSDALALFLLTKAGARNLRITSNSLEDTFIQLTQQENK; this is encoded by the coding sequence ATGAACAATTCATCCCATCCCAACAGTGCCACGCCGTTGGTGATAATAAAAGAACTCACCAAAGTTTTCCCCGCTACGGGCCAAAGCCCTATCCACGCACTCCGTGGCATCGATCTGAGCTTCAATTCTGGTGAGATCATTGGTCTGCTTGGGCCCAATGGCGCAGGGAAAACCACACTCATCGACATTATCTTGGGATTGACTACCCCAACATCAGGATCTGTCAGCATCTTTGGAACCTCCCCGCATAGTGCAGTGAAGGACGCACGCGTTGGCGCGGTCATGCAATCCGGTGGGCTGCTCCCAGATATGACCGTGGAATCTACAGTCCGAATGATTGCCCACACCTATCAACACCCCGAACCCATTGAAGAAATTCTTGAGCAAGCCAATCTGACCGAAATCCGTACCCGGCGCGTCGGTAAGTGTTCGGGTGGCGAGCAACAACGACTGCGTTTCGCTTTGGCTCTACTAGGCAACCCAGATCTCATAATCCTCGACGAACCAACCACTGGCATGGATCCCAGCAACCGTCGCCTCTTCTGGAAAGCAATGCAGGTACAAGCTGAACGAGGGAAAACTATTGTTTTTGCCACGCATTACTTGGAGGAAGCACAGGACTTCGCTAATCGTATTGTGCTCATGTCTGGTGGTCAGATTATTGCCGACGGCTCCACAAATTCGATTTGCTCAATGACAGACTCTCACGTCATTGAGTGCACCCTCCCTGCAGAAACCATGCCACCAAAGCACTTCCCCGGAGTTATCTCAGTGGAAAGATTCGGCGAGTCGATAAAAATGAGCACCAAAGACTCGGATGCCTTAGCTCTTTTTCTACTCACCAAGGCGGGGGCAAGGAATCTCCGCATCACATCCAACAGTTTGGAAGACACATTCATCCAACTCACCCAACAGGAGAATAAATAA
- a CDS encoding MFS transporter, with translation MKDIWWPVIVPALLFAIAIGTTTPILIIAGLQAGGSQPTAAAIVALMGVASLICTVPAGNFIDRVGDARAMVVASLAAIVVTGITVVALMLHSLPLYALGLFLRAPIQDLWNLARQAFVATVLPPEDLGRGMTALGGTMRVGNLLGPMVSAGLLYIWPVWSVFVFSALCALAAIIVLQLPAARAFEDVAGIGREKPSSADKKSDTHPPLSQLDIRWNAVILSGISVITLGLARSAMPAVVQLWGVELGLHKSTISLIIALGAAVELCLMIPGAFIKDRMGRATTLCSCLSIFGLGLITMVLIPTASGLWLSMFIMALGNGLGTGINMTIGADLSPTEGRAKFLGVWALFNTVGLLGGPSLISALVALATLHIGVLSCGGLAVFGAAWMFLWRNQIKLPKKVR, from the coding sequence ATGAAGGATATTTGGTGGCCCGTTATTGTTCCCGCGCTTCTTTTTGCCATCGCCATTGGCACAACCACCCCTATCCTCATTATCGCTGGTCTCCAAGCCGGGGGCTCCCAACCCACAGCCGCCGCAATCGTTGCGCTCATGGGCGTGGCATCTTTGATCTGTACCGTCCCCGCCGGCAACTTCATCGACCGAGTAGGTGACGCCCGAGCCATGGTGGTTGCTTCTCTCGCCGCAATTGTTGTCACCGGCATCACCGTCGTGGCTCTGATGCTGCACTCACTACCGCTGTACGCCTTAGGTTTATTTTTGCGAGCCCCGATCCAAGATCTATGGAACCTCGCCAGACAAGCTTTTGTGGCCACCGTCCTTCCTCCCGAGGACCTCGGCCGAGGAATGACCGCTCTTGGTGGAACAATGCGAGTAGGAAATCTCCTCGGCCCCATGGTCTCTGCTGGGTTGCTCTACATCTGGCCTGTCTGGTCAGTCTTTGTTTTCTCTGCACTCTGCGCTCTGGCTGCGATTATTGTCCTCCAACTTCCGGCGGCACGGGCGTTTGAAGATGTCGCTGGGATAGGTCGAGAAAAACCTTCCTCGGCCGATAAGAAGAGCGACACTCATCCGCCGCTTTCTCAACTAGATATTCGCTGGAATGCCGTCATTCTCAGTGGAATCAGCGTCATCACATTGGGGCTAGCGCGCTCTGCTATGCCCGCGGTAGTTCAGCTTTGGGGAGTAGAGCTAGGCCTGCATAAATCCACTATCTCTCTCATCATCGCCTTAGGCGCAGCAGTAGAACTGTGTCTGATGATTCCTGGGGCTTTCATCAAAGACCGCATGGGCCGCGCCACTACCCTATGCTCCTGTTTGAGTATCTTCGGCCTCGGATTAATCACCATGGTTCTTATCCCCACCGCCTCTGGTTTGTGGTTATCCATGTTCATCATGGCACTAGGAAATGGCCTCGGCACCGGAATTAATATGACTATTGGTGCGGACCTCTCCCCCACCGAAGGGCGAGCGAAATTCCTCGGAGTTTGGGCACTCTTCAACACTGTCGGGTTACTCGGCGGACCGTCTTTAATATCCGCGCTCGTAGCCCTTGCCACCCTACATATCGGGGTGCTTAGCTGTGGCGGTCTCGCCGTATTTGGTGCTGCCTGGATGTTCCTTTGGCGAAACCAGATCAAGCTACCAAAGAAAGTGCGCTAA
- a CDS encoding GuaB1 family IMP dehydrogenase-related protein, with the protein MEFLNGLRPSYDLTYEDVFMVPSRSAIGSRMNVDLHTGDGTGTTIPLIVANMTAVAGRRMAETVARRGGMAILPQDVPADIAADTIHQVKSSHLFFDTPIKVKPHHTVGYVKHLLPKRAHGAAIVIDPDSDRPVGIITEKDLHDVDNFAQVGRLMSTELLTLPEGIDPREAFGILNKNSRKLAPVVKSDGRLAGILTRKGALRASLYEPAVDTHHHLRVGAAIGINGNVERRARTLLEAGADTLVVDTAHGHQETMLKAVERVRALDPGVPVVAGNVVTERAVEDLVNAGADIIKVGVGPGAMCTTRMQTGVGRPQFSAVVECAEKAQELGAHVWADGGIRHPRDVALALAAGASNVMVGSWFAGTYESPGDVMWDADGRQYKESFGMASHRAVENRNASTEAFEKARREMFEEGISSARIYLEPERGGVEDLIDSIVSGVRSSFTYAGASNIEEFRVRAIVGIQSAAGFAEGMPRSTR; encoded by the coding sequence ATGGAATTTCTCAATGGCCTGCGTCCCAGTTATGACCTCACCTACGAGGATGTCTTCATGGTGCCTTCGCGTTCTGCGATAGGCTCCCGAATGAACGTCGACCTTCATACTGGGGATGGTACGGGTACCACGATCCCGCTCATCGTGGCCAATATGACCGCCGTCGCTGGTCGCCGCATGGCTGAAACTGTGGCCCGGCGCGGCGGAATGGCTATTTTGCCCCAAGATGTTCCGGCAGATATTGCTGCCGACACAATTCACCAAGTTAAATCATCTCACCTATTTTTTGACACCCCCATCAAGGTTAAACCTCATCACACAGTGGGATATGTCAAACATCTCCTCCCTAAACGCGCTCATGGTGCAGCCATAGTCATCGACCCTGACTCTGATCGCCCGGTGGGGATTATCACCGAAAAAGATCTTCACGATGTGGATAATTTCGCCCAGGTCGGGCGCCTTATGTCCACGGAATTATTGACGTTGCCCGAGGGGATCGACCCTCGTGAAGCATTTGGGATCCTTAACAAGAATTCTCGAAAACTTGCTCCAGTAGTAAAGTCCGACGGACGCTTGGCTGGGATCCTTACCCGGAAAGGTGCGTTAAGAGCTAGTTTGTATGAACCGGCGGTGGACACCCACCACCACCTCCGAGTGGGAGCAGCTATTGGGATTAACGGGAATGTAGAAAGGCGAGCCCGCACTCTGCTCGAGGCTGGTGCGGACACTCTGGTGGTAGATACCGCCCACGGGCACCAAGAAACCATGCTGAAAGCTGTAGAGCGGGTTCGGGCTCTAGATCCCGGTGTCCCGGTAGTAGCTGGCAACGTGGTGACCGAACGCGCGGTCGAAGACCTCGTCAACGCTGGTGCCGATATCATCAAAGTAGGGGTGGGCCCTGGGGCAATGTGCACGACTCGAATGCAAACCGGAGTGGGTCGTCCCCAATTCTCCGCAGTTGTGGAGTGCGCAGAAAAGGCCCAGGAATTAGGAGCACATGTGTGGGCAGACGGAGGAATTCGGCACCCGCGTGATGTTGCCTTAGCCTTAGCTGCCGGCGCATCAAACGTCATGGTGGGGTCCTGGTTCGCTGGAACCTATGAGTCCCCCGGAGATGTTATGTGGGATGCAGATGGTCGGCAGTATAAGGAATCCTTCGGGATGGCTTCCCACCGTGCAGTAGAAAACCGCAACGCATCGACCGAAGCTTTTGAAAAGGCTCGCCGTGAGATGTTTGAAGAGGGAATCTCTAGCGCACGCATATATCTAGAACCAGAACGTGGGGGAGTGGAAGATTTAATTGACAGCATCGTCTCTGGCGTACGGTCATCCTTCACCTATGCTGGTGCCTCAAATATCGAGGAGTTCCGGGTTCGAGCAATAGTGGGAATCCAATCTGCGGCTGGTTTTGCCGAAGGCATGCCACGGTCCACTCGCTGA
- a CDS encoding 4Fe-4S dicluster domain-containing protein: protein MVLRLKESEHDPGYDPRQRKAFFTDTSVCIGCKACEVACKEWNRNPEDGYQLTGMSYDNTGTLSANTWRHVAFVEQTQERITEARESGRQLIDLGVPQMPGQTRSAQHPVGGDTTPPDTPDFRWLMASDVCKHCTNAGCLDVCPTGALFRTEFGTVVVQTDVCNGCGTCVAGCPFGVIERRSDGVVKLREDHGFREGQDWDAPLEDTRQPFDIRRLLPRRQPKGEDYTPGQKAPIPDIGVARKCTMCYDRLKAGEQPACSKTCPTESIQFGTREEMLAKARARVAELHAQGMTEARLYGANDADGVGGTGSIFLLLDEPEVYGLPPDPQVPTEDLPGMAKKATLAAAGMIGAVAVSFLLGGTK, encoded by the coding sequence GTGGTGTTGCGCTTAAAAGAGTCCGAACACGATCCTGGCTATGACCCACGTCAACGCAAGGCGTTTTTCACCGATACCTCAGTATGCATCGGGTGTAAAGCTTGCGAGGTCGCCTGCAAAGAATGGAACCGTAATCCCGAAGACGGCTATCAGCTAACTGGTATGTCCTATGACAACACCGGTACTTTGTCGGCAAACACCTGGCGGCACGTGGCCTTTGTCGAACAAACTCAAGAGCGGATCACTGAAGCGCGAGAAAGCGGTCGTCAACTCATTGACCTTGGGGTTCCTCAGATGCCGGGGCAAACTAGATCAGCCCAACACCCAGTAGGGGGAGATACTACTCCGCCGGATACTCCAGACTTCCGCTGGCTCATGGCCTCTGACGTCTGTAAACACTGCACTAATGCAGGGTGTTTAGATGTGTGTCCTACCGGTGCATTATTTAGGACGGAGTTCGGGACAGTCGTGGTGCAGACGGATGTCTGTAATGGGTGCGGAACCTGCGTAGCCGGTTGTCCTTTTGGAGTCATCGAACGGCGCTCCGATGGGGTGGTAAAACTTCGGGAAGACCACGGATTCCGAGAAGGCCAAGATTGGGATGCGCCACTAGAAGACACCCGACAGCCTTTTGATATTCGACGCCTTCTTCCGCGGCGCCAACCCAAGGGAGAAGACTATACCCCTGGTCAGAAAGCTCCGATCCCCGATATTGGCGTCGCACGAAAATGCACAATGTGCTATGACCGGTTGAAAGCGGGCGAACAACCGGCGTGCTCGAAGACCTGTCCCACAGAATCTATCCAATTTGGGACACGAGAAGAAATGCTCGCGAAGGCTCGGGCTCGGGTGGCTGAACTTCATGCCCAGGGGATGACTGAGGCACGTCTCTATGGTGCGAATGATGCCGATGGTGTTGGTGGAACGGGATCTATTTTCCTGCTGTTGGACGAACCTGAGGTTTATGGGCTCCCGCCAGATCCGCAGGTGCCTACTGAAGATCTTCCAGGGATGGCGAAGAAAGCTACTCTTGCGGCAGCGGGGATGATCGGGGCAGTGGCCGTCTCGTTCTTGCTAGGAGGAACAAAGTGA
- the selA gene encoding L-seryl-tRNA(Sec) selenium transferase, translating into MAEGTDPRRSIPGTDKMLQHPEIKKFHDRVRLSAIRDCIHQVQHQAREGKIAVDDVYDAVMKKLREQVDFPGGLVPVINATGVVVHTNLGRAPLSPRAQEAVRQASGYVDVEMDLESGQRSQHRGRAATAALCAACPPAEDALVVNNGASALLLTTAALAGPGAEILISRGELIEIGAGFRLPELIESTGVNLTEVGATNRTHLHDYVRELDRPGNRIKAILKVHPSNYRVVGFHSEVSIKELHQVAQQYHVPVIMDVGSGLLTADSVLADEPDCAGALRQGADLVIASGDKLLGGPQAGIILGRKSLIRQCSRHPLARAVRVNKLTLAALAATVNDCEDNVPVRAAIHADPDELKKRCLAVYEALSPFHHCQVVAHDGRVGGGGAPGVPLSGWALELPEHFGRALRLHRPVIMTRIHDGRCLVDLRCVPENQDHDIIAAIRTIAEV; encoded by the coding sequence ATGGCTGAAGGAACAGATCCGCGGCGCAGCATCCCAGGAACCGACAAAATGTTGCAGCATCCGGAGATTAAAAAGTTTCACGATCGGGTGCGGTTAAGTGCGATCCGAGACTGTATCCACCAGGTCCAGCACCAGGCACGAGAGGGAAAAATTGCTGTTGACGACGTTTATGACGCGGTGATGAAAAAGCTCCGTGAGCAGGTTGATTTCCCCGGCGGTTTAGTTCCTGTTATCAACGCCACCGGGGTGGTGGTACACACGAATTTGGGAAGAGCTCCATTAAGCCCTCGCGCTCAAGAAGCGGTGCGTCAAGCCAGTGGGTATGTGGACGTGGAAATGGATCTAGAATCTGGCCAAAGGTCTCAACATCGCGGTAGGGCAGCAACCGCAGCGTTGTGTGCAGCGTGCCCACCCGCAGAAGACGCCTTAGTGGTCAACAATGGTGCGAGTGCACTGTTGCTTACTACCGCAGCCTTGGCCGGACCGGGAGCGGAAATTCTTATTAGCCGCGGAGAACTGATCGAAATCGGCGCTGGTTTTCGTCTACCAGAACTAATTGAATCAACAGGGGTTAACCTCACTGAGGTTGGAGCCACAAATCGGACTCATCTTCATGATTATGTTCGAGAACTCGACAGGCCAGGTAACCGCATTAAGGCTATTTTGAAAGTTCATCCCTCAAATTATCGGGTTGTGGGTTTTCATTCTGAGGTGTCAATCAAAGAATTGCATCAGGTTGCTCAGCAGTATCACGTTCCAGTGATCATGGACGTGGGGTCAGGGCTGTTGACCGCGGACTCAGTTTTAGCGGATGAACCGGATTGCGCTGGGGCGTTACGGCAAGGGGCGGATCTGGTGATCGCCAGCGGTGACAAATTGCTGGGAGGCCCACAGGCCGGAATCATCTTGGGGAGAAAATCGCTTATTCGCCAGTGTTCTCGTCATCCTTTAGCTCGAGCTGTGCGCGTGAATAAACTTACGCTGGCAGCGTTGGCGGCTACGGTCAATGATTGTGAAGATAATGTTCCCGTCAGAGCAGCTATTCATGCGGACCCAGATGAATTGAAGAAGAGATGCCTGGCCGTTTATGAAGCCCTCAGCCCGTTTCATCACTGTCAAGTAGTTGCTCATGATGGTCGAGTAGGGGGTGGGGGAGCTCCAGGTGTGCCTCTATCAGGTTGGGCATTGGAACTGCCAGAACACTTTGGGCGGGCTTTGCGACTACACCGACCAGTGATCATGACCCGAATCCATGATGGGCGTTGTTTAGTGGACCTGCGTTGTGTGCCAGAAAACCAAGATCATGACATTATCGCTGCTATCCGCACGATCGCAGAGGTGTAG
- a CDS encoding ABC transporter permease, whose product MSTLIRTLQFSVYDLSRLARNWSTLFFSVALPVFFYLLFGANQDYSNQQIGNGNVAAYVMIGMALYAGATGSVVAVANSVVEHETGWGRQLALTPLTQPQILISNLLNILVRAALPVTAVNIAGVFTGASMPAAAWIASYFLTILTAVPIGFYGLAWGMLMPTANSVSLASGSIVLLAFAGNVFMPLTEGLMKIGRYTPMYGLGALARWPLTEGIQETQTEPYVMNDSFWFIMANIICWTLVFIFVCVLLRKRDKGRR is encoded by the coding sequence ATGAGCACCCTCATTCGTACCCTGCAATTTTCGGTTTATGACCTCAGCCGCCTTGCCCGAAATTGGTCAACTCTCTTTTTCTCCGTGGCTTTGCCCGTGTTCTTCTACCTGTTGTTTGGCGCGAATCAAGATTACTCCAACCAACAGATCGGCAACGGTAATGTCGCAGCCTACGTGATGATCGGCATGGCATTGTATGCTGGCGCAACGGGCAGCGTCGTCGCCGTAGCGAACTCTGTGGTGGAGCACGAGACTGGATGGGGTCGGCAGCTAGCACTCACCCCCTTGACACAACCACAAATTCTCATATCTAACTTGCTGAATATCCTTGTTCGAGCGGCGTTACCCGTCACAGCAGTCAATATTGCCGGAGTCTTTACCGGCGCGAGCATGCCAGCAGCAGCGTGGATTGCATCGTATTTCCTCACGATTCTGACAGCTGTTCCTATCGGTTTCTACGGCCTAGCATGGGGAATGCTTATGCCAACGGCAAATTCGGTGTCCCTTGCGTCTGGATCGATCGTTCTGTTGGCTTTCGCTGGCAATGTTTTCATGCCCTTGACTGAAGGGCTCATGAAGATTGGGCGCTACACTCCGATGTACGGATTAGGTGCCCTGGCACGCTGGCCGTTGACCGAAGGCATCCAGGAAACCCAAACAGAACCGTACGTCATGAACGATTCTTTCTGGTTTATCATGGCTAACATCATCTGCTGGACCTTAGTGTTCATCTTTGTCTGTGTTCTACTGAGGAAACGAGATAAGGGTCGTCGATGA
- a CDS encoding DUF2871 domain-containing protein translates to MKKLYWAACTYLGMGLLAGVFYREFTKIYTGDGGQTQLNILHTHLLTLGMMFFLICLGLDYAFSLSSHRQFTAWFVLHNIALGWTITFMLINGIVHATNHGDAWSAAWSGLAGVGHILLTISFIMFFVILHKRIKVTQRRSSTPHS, encoded by the coding sequence ATGAAGAAGCTTTATTGGGCGGCTTGTACCTACTTAGGGATGGGTTTATTAGCCGGAGTTTTCTATCGAGAATTCACCAAAATCTATACCGGAGATGGCGGACAAACCCAGCTCAACATCCTCCATACTCACCTCTTGACCCTAGGTATGATGTTCTTCCTCATTTGCCTGGGGTTAGACTATGCCTTTTCTTTGAGCTCCCATCGCCAGTTCACCGCATGGTTTGTTCTGCACAATATTGCCTTGGGATGGACCATCACTTTCATGCTCATCAACGGAATTGTTCATGCCACCAACCATGGTGATGCCTGGTCTGCGGCATGGTCTGGACTTGCCGGCGTCGGACATATTTTGCTAACTATCTCTTTCATCATGTTCTTTGTCATTTTGCATAAGAGAATCAAAGTCACTCAACGTCGAAGCTCTACGCCGCATTCATAG
- the nrfD gene encoding NrfD/PsrC family molybdoenzyme membrane anchor subunit — protein MTNPFDSYRPPSGPQLSRAERRAARRSGDGGREEKMVPKVEFESYYGTPVVKAPPWESPIGIYLFLGGVAGGSALLAAGAQLSGRKVLRRNSRLAAFGAAGAGSLALIADLGRPERLLNMFRVFKLSSPMNMGSWILGGFGATSALAAVAELDTISGEKLRVPRWLRKLVHQRLAPGAGLASAALGAPLAVYTSVLLADTSNPVWNELKNTLPFVFVSSASLASGGLALVITPPEEAQPARILACLGALSDLYATKQMEHQVDPTIREALGEGKGGILLNLSEKFVAAGLLGALFGAGKHRKIAMASGISLMLGSALTRFGILETGLHSVHNPKYVIEPQKRRLARRQAEGAIHDGISTAG, from the coding sequence GTGACCAATCCTTTTGACTCCTACCGGCCGCCTAGTGGCCCACAATTAAGCCGGGCGGAACGTCGTGCTGCGCGGCGCTCAGGGGACGGTGGCAGAGAAGAAAAGATGGTGCCAAAAGTAGAGTTTGAGTCTTACTATGGCACTCCGGTGGTGAAAGCTCCGCCGTGGGAATCCCCCATTGGAATTTATCTTTTCCTGGGCGGAGTAGCCGGAGGTTCGGCGCTTCTTGCCGCAGGTGCGCAGTTAAGCGGCAGAAAAGTTTTACGACGTAACTCTCGGCTTGCGGCGTTCGGGGCAGCGGGTGCTGGCTCTTTGGCGTTGATTGCTGACTTAGGAAGACCGGAACGTCTACTCAACATGTTCCGGGTGTTTAAACTTTCCTCCCCAATGAATATGGGTTCATGGATTTTGGGAGGGTTCGGTGCTACATCTGCTCTAGCTGCCGTAGCAGAGCTAGACACGATCAGTGGCGAAAAGCTACGCGTTCCGCGGTGGTTACGGAAGCTAGTTCACCAGCGTCTTGCCCCGGGTGCAGGGTTAGCTTCTGCGGCTTTGGGTGCTCCTCTGGCCGTGTACACCTCGGTTCTACTAGCTGACACCTCTAATCCGGTGTGGAATGAGCTGAAAAACACACTGCCTTTTGTGTTTGTCTCCTCTGCCTCGCTTGCCTCCGGTGGCTTGGCTTTGGTCATTACACCGCCTGAGGAAGCTCAGCCAGCACGGATCTTAGCCTGCCTTGGGGCACTGTCCGACCTCTATGCCACAAAGCAGATGGAGCATCAGGTTGACCCCACTATTAGAGAAGCTTTAGGCGAGGGTAAAGGTGGAATACTCCTAAACCTCAGCGAGAAGTTTGTGGCCGCTGGTCTGCTCGGCGCCTTATTTGGGGCCGGGAAGCACCGGAAAATAGCCATGGCCTCCGGCATCTCCTTGATGCTGGGTTCTGCCTTAACCCGATTTGGGATTTTGGAAACAGGTTTGCACTCGGTACATAACCCGAAGTACGTTATTGAACCTCAAAAGCGCCGATTAGCTCGACGCCAAGCTGAAGGTGCCATACACGACGGGATCAGTACCGCTGGCTAG